The Primulina eburnea isolate SZY01 chromosome 8, ASM2296580v1, whole genome shotgun sequence genome contains a region encoding:
- the LOC140839657 gene encoding uncharacterized protein isoform X3 produces the protein MDQRPAVDVADREKGRYALIRDEENSQVGTYDKPLPCFGCGIGWFSFLVGFLCPVMWYYATILYFGNYYHKDPRERAGLAASAISALACSVLLFIISIILLV, from the exons ATGGATCAGA GACCAGCTGTGGATGTTGCGGACCGGGAAAAAGGCAGATATGCTCTAATTAGAGATGAAGAAAACTCTCAAGTAGGAACATACGACAAACCTCTTCCATGCTTTGGCTGTGGAATTGGATGGTTTTC TTTTCTAGTTGGTTTTTTATGCCCTGTGATGTGGTATTATGCTACAATCTTATACTTCGGAAATTACTATCACAAGGATCCCAGGGAACGGGCTGGGCTTGCTGCTTCTGCAATTTCT GCATTGGCGTGCTCCGTGTTATTGTTCATAATCTCCATTATTCTGCTTGTCTAG
- the LOC140839657 gene encoding uncharacterized protein isoform X2, translating into MDQNATIEEGKGRNDLELISSVSDKQSNLFRPSVRYYSTFKAVDVADREKGRYALIRDEENSQVGTYDKPLPCFGCGIGWFSFLVGFLCPVMWYYATILYFGNYYHKDPRERAGLAASAISALACSVLLFIISIILLV; encoded by the exons ATGGATCAGA ATGCTACTATTGAGGAGGGAAAGGGTAGAAATGACCTCGAActtatcagttcagtttcagataAGCAATCCAATCTTTTCAGACCATCAGTTCGATATTATTCTACGTTTAAAG CTGTGGATGTTGCGGACCGGGAAAAAGGCAGATATGCTCTAATTAGAGATGAAGAAAACTCTCAAGTAGGAACATACGACAAACCTCTTCCATGCTTTGGCTGTGGAATTGGATGGTTTTC TTTTCTAGTTGGTTTTTTATGCCCTGTGATGTGGTATTATGCTACAATCTTATACTTCGGAAATTACTATCACAAGGATCCCAGGGAACGGGCTGGGCTTGCTGCTTCTGCAATTTCT GCATTGGCGTGCTCCGTGTTATTGTTCATAATCTCCATTATTCTGCTTGTCTAG
- the LOC140839655 gene encoding mitogen-activated protein kinase kinase SIPKK-like, with the protein MKNEERKKMNKGALAPKLKLSLPPPDEDSLSKFLSESGTFKDGDLLVNRDGVRVVSQSEVDAPTLIQPSDNQLSLGDFDAVRVIGKGNGGIVRLVQHKWTGQFFALKVIQMNIEESARKHIAQELKINQSSQCPYVVVCYQSFYDNGAISIILEYMDGGSLADFLTKVNKIPEPYLAAICKQVLKGLWYLHHEKHIIHRDMKPSNLLVNHRGEVKITDFGVSAILASTSGLANTFVGTYNYMSPERILGGRYGYSSDIWSLGLVLLECATGSFPYSPPQPPGWTNVYELMETIVDQPEPRASSDLFSPEFCSFISACVQKDPKNRLSANELMAHPFISKFDDLDVDLAVYFTSAGPSLTTL; encoded by the exons ATGAAGAatgaggaaagaaagaaaatgaaCAAAGGGGCATTAGCACCTAAGCTGAAGCTCTCTCTCCCACCTCCAGATGAAGATTCTCTCTCCAAATTTCT AAGCGAATCGGGGACGTTTAAGGATGGTGATCTGTTGGTGAACAGAGATGGCGTTCGTGTTGTCTCTCAAAGCGAAGTTGATGCT CCAACCTTAATACAACCATCAGATAACCAGTTGAGCTTAGGTGACTTTGACGCTGTTCGAGTTATTGGTAAAGGAAATGGAGGTATCGTACGCTTGGTGCAACACAAATGGACTGGGCAATTTTTTGCTCTCAAG gttattcaaatgaatattgaagaatccGCTCGCAAACATATCGCACAAGAACTGAAAATCAATCAGTCATCTCAATGTCCCTATGTTGTAGTTTGTTATCAGTCTTTTTATGATAATGGTGCAATCTCTATAATTCTGGAGTATATGGATGGGGGATCTCTTGCAGACTTTCTGACCAAGGTTAACAAAATTCCAGAACCGTATCTTGCTGCAATTTGTAAACAG GTACTCAAAGGCTTGTGGTATCTTCATCATGAAAAACATATCATTCACCGGGACATGAAACCTTCAAATTTATTAGTAAACCACAGAGGTGAAGTCAAGATCACTGATTTCGGTGTCAGTGCAATACTGGCTAGCACGTCTGGTCTGGCAAATACCTTCGTTGGCACTTACAACTACATGTCT CCTGAGAGAATCCTTGGAGGCAGGTATGGTTACAGTAGTGACATCTGGAGCCTTGGTTTGGTTCTGCTTGAGTGTGCAACAGGAAGTTTCCCATACTCACCACCACAGCCCCCTGGGTGGACCAACGTCTATGAGTTGATGGAAACCATTGTTGATCAACCAGAACCACGCGCATCTTCTGATCTGTTCTCTCCAGAGTTTTGTTCTTTTATTTCTGCTTG TGTGCAAAAAGATCCTAAAAATAGACTGTCAGCAAACGAGCTCATG GCTCACCCTTTCATCTCTAAGTTTGATGATCTTGATGTGGATCTTGCGGTGTACTTCACCAGTGCAGGACCTTCACTTACCACACTCTAA
- the LOC140839659 gene encoding nuclear transcription factor Y subunit A-3-like codes for MDKTSSEDQCASSDSARDKSCENHGNYVKPSLFLCNPNFSFNVSQAEINQPMIPYIYSDPFGGVFTAYGAHTMIQPHLMGPTSGRVPLPADLPEDGPVYVNAKQYHGILRRRQTRAKLEAQNKLVRSRKPYLHESRHMHALKRVRGSGGRFLSTKKPHQCESHSLASSQNADTSCQDMHQFETNKHSTPPTTAEGAGTNTIYQKPPDSRFSTHVAVPVVGSGGLMYNGNRHFASVVQ; via the exons ATGGACAAGACAAGTTCTGAAGATCAATGTGCTTCGTCAGACTCTG CCAGAGATAAAAGCTGTGAGAACCATGGAAATTATGTGAAGCCTTCTCTGTTTTTGTGCAATCCCAATTTTTCCTTCAACGTTTCTCAAGCTGAAATCAACCAACCTATG ATTCCATATATTTACTCTGACCCGTTCGGTGGGGTATTTACTGCCTATGGAGCTCATACAATG ATTCAGCCTCACTTGATGGGGCCAACCTCCGGTCGAGTTCCACTGCCTGCTGATCTTCCTGAGGATGGTCCCGTATATGTCAATGCTAAACAGTACCATGGAATTCTTCGTAGGAGACAGACACGCGCAAAGCTTGAGGCTCAAAACAAACTTGTCAGAAGTAGGAAA CCATATCTGCACGAGTCTAGACATATGCACGCATTGAAAAGGGTCCGTGGCTCTGGTGGACGTTTTCTAAGCACCAAAAAGCCTCACCAATGCGAGTCTCATAGCCTTGCCAGCTCTCAGAATGCAGATACTTCGTGTCAGGACATGCATCAATTTGAAACTAACAAGCATAGTACTCCCCCCACAACTGCTGAAGGTGCAGGAACCAATACAATCTACCAGAAACCACCAGATAGCAGGTTTTCGACCCATGTGGCTGTTCCCGTTGTCGGCAGTGGTGGCCTCATGTACAATGGGAATCGGCACTTTGCTTCAGTTGTTCAGTGA
- the LOC140839657 gene encoding uncharacterized protein isoform X4, producing the protein MDQTVDVADREKGRYALIRDEENSQVGTYDKPLPCFGCGIGWFSFLVGFLCPVMWYYATILYFGNYYHKDPRERAGLAASAISALACSVLLFIISIILLV; encoded by the exons ATGGATCAGA CTGTGGATGTTGCGGACCGGGAAAAAGGCAGATATGCTCTAATTAGAGATGAAGAAAACTCTCAAGTAGGAACATACGACAAACCTCTTCCATGCTTTGGCTGTGGAATTGGATGGTTTTC TTTTCTAGTTGGTTTTTTATGCCCTGTGATGTGGTATTATGCTACAATCTTATACTTCGGAAATTACTATCACAAGGATCCCAGGGAACGGGCTGGGCTTGCTGCTTCTGCAATTTCT GCATTGGCGTGCTCCGTGTTATTGTTCATAATCTCCATTATTCTGCTTGTCTAG
- the LOC140839656 gene encoding threonine synthase 1, chloroplastic-like, which translates to MAASHPLNSAVLHRRFKAVPTMKCTATPSVTSPPSSLPAPPLTLQFSAKYVPFTSISTNVPTSESYSLDEVVYRSRDGGLLDVQHDMNALKQFDGQYWKTLFDSRVGTTKWPYGSGVWSKKEWVLPELDNDDIVSAFEGNSNLFWAERFGKRHLGMNDLWVKHCGISHTGSFKDLGMTVLVSQVNRLRKMNRTLVGVGCASTGDTSAALSAYCAAANIPSIVILPADKISMAQLVQPIANGAFVLSVDSDFDGCMKIIREVTNELPIYLANSLNSLRLEGQKTAAIEILQQFDWQVPDWVIVPGGNLGNIYTFYKGFKMCQELGLVDRIPGLVCAQSHNANPLFLHYKSGWKEFKPVKAETTYASAIQIGDPVSIDRAVYALKNSNGIVEEATEEELMDAMALADSTGMFICPHTGVAMAALIKLRRDGIIHPTDRTVVVSTAHGLKFTESKIDYHSKGIKEMACRYSNPPVNVKADFGSVMDELQKFLSRC; encoded by the coding sequence ATGGCTGCCTCTCATCCCTTAAATTCTGCTGTCCTCCACCGCCGCTTCAAAGCGGTACCCACTATGAAATGCACCGCCACACCCTCGGTCACTTCTCCTCCGTCGTCCCTACCGGCACCTCCACTCACACTTCAGTTCTCAGCAAAGTACGTACCTTTCACCTCCATATCCACGAACGTTCCCACCTCGGAATCGTACTCCCTCGACGAAGTAGTATACAGGAGCCGCGACGGCGGCCTTCTAGACGTGCAGCACGACATGAATGCTCTGAAGCAATTCGATGGCCAGTACTGGAAGACCCTTTTCGACTCTCGCGTGGGAACAACCAAGTGGCCCTATGGCTCCGGCGTTTGGTCGAAGAAGGAATGGGTCCTACCGGAACTCGATAACGACGATATCGTCAGCGCATTCGAGGGAAACTCCAATCTTTTCTGGGCCGAGAGATTCGGCAAGAGACATCTTGGGATGAATGATTTATGGGTCAAACACTGTGGCATTAGTCACACCGgcagtttcaaggatttgggcATGACTGTTTTGGTCAGCCAAGTCAACAGACTGCGGAAAATGAACCGTACGTTAGTGGGTGTCGGCTGCGCTTCCACCGGAGACACCTCCGCGGCCCTCTCAGCCTACTGCGCGGCCGCCAATATACCATCTATAGTCATATTGCCCGCCGACAAGATTTCCATGGCCCAATTAGTTCAACCAATCGCGAATGGTGCGTTTGTGCTCAGCGTTGACTCAGATTTTGATGGTTGTATGAAAATAATCCGCGAAGTCACAAATGAGTTACCCATTTACTTAGCTAATTCTTTGAACAGTTTAAGATTGGAAGGTCAAAAAACCGCAGCCATTGAAATATTACAGCAATTCGACTGGCAAGTTCCGGACTGGGTAATTGTCCCTGGAGGAAACTTAGGCAACATTTATACATTCTACAAAGGCTTCAAAATGTGCCAAGAATTAGGCCTAGTGGACCGGATTCCAGGGCTTGTTTGTGCTCAATCCCACAACGCAAATCCATTGTTCTTACACTACAAATCAGGGTGGAAAGAATTCAAACCAGTAAAAGCCGAAACTACCTATGCATCCGCTATACAGATTGGTGACCCTGTCTCCATCGACAGAGCAGTCTATGCTCTCAAGAATTCGAATGGGATCGTGGAGGAAGCTACAGAGGAGGAACTAATGGATGCAATGGCGTTGGCAGATTCAACAGGAATGTTTATTTGCCCTCATACAGGAGTAGCCATGGCAGCATTAATCAAGCTTAGGCGGGATGGGATTATTCATCCGACAGATAGGACTGTTGTCGTTAGCACCGCGCACGGATTGAAATTTACAGAGTCAAAGATTGATTACCATTCCAAGGGGATTAAGGAGATGGCCTGTCGGTATTCGAATCCCCCGGTGAACGTGAAGGCGGATTTTGGATCAGTCATGGATGAGCTCCAGAAGTTCTTGTCAAGATGTTGA
- the LOC140839657 gene encoding uncharacterized protein isoform X1 yields MDQNATIEEGKGRNDLELISSVSDKQSNLFRPSVRYYSTFKGPAVDVADREKGRYALIRDEENSQVGTYDKPLPCFGCGIGWFSFLVGFLCPVMWYYATILYFGNYYHKDPRERAGLAASAISALACSVLLFIISIILLV; encoded by the exons ATGGATCAGA ATGCTACTATTGAGGAGGGAAAGGGTAGAAATGACCTCGAActtatcagttcagtttcagataAGCAATCCAATCTTTTCAGACCATCAGTTCGATATTATTCTACGTTTAAAG GACCAGCTGTGGATGTTGCGGACCGGGAAAAAGGCAGATATGCTCTAATTAGAGATGAAGAAAACTCTCAAGTAGGAACATACGACAAACCTCTTCCATGCTTTGGCTGTGGAATTGGATGGTTTTC TTTTCTAGTTGGTTTTTTATGCCCTGTGATGTGGTATTATGCTACAATCTTATACTTCGGAAATTACTATCACAAGGATCCCAGGGAACGGGCTGGGCTTGCTGCTTCTGCAATTTCT GCATTGGCGTGCTCCGTGTTATTGTTCATAATCTCCATTATTCTGCTTGTCTAG